In Lysinibacillus sp. 2017, the DNA window CGTTATGGAAACGGTGATCGTTAGTTTTAATTAATTCGCAAAGCTCATAAACGTCACCATAGCCTTGACCTAATTCGATAAATTGTTGAATCAATAGAGACACATCCTTTCTATACAATAGTATCATGATGCAGGAGGACAGGCACATGAAAATTGCCGTAAGTATTTTTTCGTTTTTAGCTATAATAATTGGAACAATCGTTTTTGTGCAGTTCCAAGTATACTCTGACGAAGTGGATTCGATTGAAAAAGGTTACAAGTATTCGCAAGAAATTGAAATCGTTTACCGTGGTGAAAGTCTTGATATTCGCCAGCATTTCAAAAACTTACCGTCAGATGAAGTTACGATTCAATGGCCAATTAGTGCTGTGAATCCAAATTGTTTTATTGAAAATGAACATAGTTGTTCGCGTTTAAGTGAGGATTCTTCGAAGTTCAAAGAAGGTGATACACGTGGTCAATCCATTTCATATACCATTCCTTTAGAAAAAGGTTTACAGTCTCAAAAACTGATGAAAAATGTTTTTACAACATTAAAAAATGGAGATGTTCAATTTTCAACGGTACATATTACAACGGACCACGATATTGAAGGTCAGTGGGTAACCGGTTTACCGTTAATTGGTGAACAAAATTTAGCGCTTGTTAATTACACAATGTTTAGTGGGAAGGGACCTGTTACGGATCTTTTCTGGCAATCAGGTGGATTTGATTTGCAAAATCAATCAGATGTGCTTTCTATTTATTCGAAAACACCTTTAACAGCTGCTTTTTATGAGAAGTTAGCGAAAGTGAACTTTTTAAGTGACGATCATTTAGCTATTATTAATGGAACGAATAAGGATAAGCTAGAAAGTGATCGCATGTTGTTCTTACCAGATGTAACGGTAGCAAAAGTACAGCAAAATGTTATTATTTCACAATTAGAATCGATGTATCAATTTGGTGATACACCGAACTGGATTAAGGAATTAATGGCGTCATACTTAACAGGTTCAGTATTTGGAAGCGACAAAACAAAAGAAGTTGCTGCGACGATTACAGCGCAAATGACAGAAGAGCAATTAGCAGATTGGAATGCGCATTTAAAAGATTTAGAAAACAAAAAAATAAGTGCACAAGTACTCGATGAACAATTATCAGCAGTACTTGGCGCATCGACAAAATATGTGACGATGAGTGCACGCTCGAAAACGTCATATCCGTTTTTATATAACGATCCACGTGAAATTTATGTCGACTTACACAAACAAAGCGATATTCAAGTTGTTTTAAAGGACGGCGAAGTATTATATTCTGCGGATTCTTTATTAAATGCGTTAGGGTATGATGTGAAAACTGGTGAAAACGGGTATTATGTAACAAGTGAGACACGTTCGTTCCGATTCCCAATGGATCCAGGATTTTATGTATTTAACCAACGACGTTATAATACTGTTTCAATGCCGATTAAAATGGTAGCGGATCAGCACTTTATTGAGGAATCATGGTTACAACGTCTATTCTTAATTGAGTTAAAAAAATCGGATAATCGCATCACGATCAACACACCTCAAGAATAATATTTACGATTGATAAAGGAAGTTTGGTGAAATCATGCGCGTAGTAGCAGGAGACCGAAAAGGAATGCCCCTAAAGGCGATTGAAGGTAATACGACACGTCCAACGACGGATAAGGTAAAAGAATCGATTTTCAATATGATTGGTCCGTTTTTTAACGGTGGTATTGCACTTGATTTATTTGCAGGTAGTGGTGGACTAGGCATTGAAACGCTAAGCCGTGGTGCAGCGCATGCTCTATTTATTGAAAAAGATAGCCGCGCGTACCAAACGCTACAAGAAAATATAAAAAAATGTCGCTATGAAGATGTATCGGAAGTATTTCGTACAGACGCAATACGCGCAGTAAAGGCGTTATTAAAACGAGATATTGTGATTGATTATTTATTTGTCGATCCACCTTACCATAAAAAAGAGTATTATGATTTAGTCGAGACACTTGCTGAAGGTGGGAAGCTTTCAGAAGATGCCATCATTATGTGTGAGCATTCAAGGGAAGTGGCACTGCCAGAAAATTATGGGGTGTTTCAGTTAGCTAGACAAGAAACGTATGGAAGTACGATTATCTCGATTTATCGTCATTTAGAGGAAGAGGGAGAAATCAGTTGATTGATAAAATAGCAGTAGTACCCGGAAGTTTTGATCCGATTACATTGGGACATGTCGATATTATTCGTCGTGCAGCAGATGTGTTTGATATCGTTTATGTAGCGGTGCTAAATAACTCAGCGAAAAACCCGTTGTTTTCGATTGATGAACGTATTGCTTTAATTGGTGAAGTATTAAAGGATATTCCGAACATTCGTATTGAAGCATCTTCTGGGCTATTGATTGACTATGCACGAGAAAAGAATGCAAAAGCAATTGTCCGTGGTTTACGCGCGGTATCGGATTTTGAATACGAAATGCAAATTACGTCGATGAACCGAGTGCTTGATGAAAATATTGAGACATTTTTCATTATGTCAAAAAATAAGTATTCGTTTTTAAGTTCGAGCATCGTCAAAGAAGTAGCAAAATACGGCGGCAATATTGGTGAGCTTGTTCCAAAAATTGTGGAACAAGCATTAATCACAAAATTTAAATGACAAAAACTTTCCTGTAATGTAGATAGCTCTCTACATGCGCGGGAAAGTTTTTTTGTTGTTATAAAAAAAGAACTGCATAAAGAATTGGAATAACAATACTATAAAAAAGTCGAATCCAAATATAAGGCCGAATCGCGATTTTAGCTGTACGGGCAATAACGATAACTTGTAGATGAATGCTCAAGCTTTGTGTTGTAAGTAATAAAACCGTTGCGAATAGTAATGTATTGCCATATAACTGGCTATGCAATAAATATAAGCCGTTTGTCATTTCAAGGATACTAGCTGCGATTAAATGAAAATAATGAGGGAGTGACGTAAAAAAAGTTTCAGTGCTATGTAAAAAAACGCTATAGACCGTCGTGAAAAAAATAATTGTTGCTGCCACGATAAGTACTGTCGGAACACTGTCTCGTATACTGTTGGTAAAAGGATATTGCTCTTTTACGTTTTCTTGAACTGAACTTGTTGATTTCGGAAGAACCCTA includes these proteins:
- a CDS encoding RNA polymerase II translates to MKIAVSIFSFLAIIIGTIVFVQFQVYSDEVDSIEKGYKYSQEIEIVYRGESLDIRQHFKNLPSDEVTIQWPISAVNPNCFIENEHSCSRLSEDSSKFKEGDTRGQSISYTIPLEKGLQSQKLMKNVFTTLKNGDVQFSTVHITTDHDIEGQWVTGLPLIGEQNLALVNYTMFSGKGPVTDLFWQSGGFDLQNQSDVLSIYSKTPLTAAFYEKLAKVNFLSDDHLAIINGTNKDKLESDRMLFLPDVTVAKVQQNVIISQLESMYQFGDTPNWIKELMASYLTGSVFGSDKTKEVAATITAQMTEEQLADWNAHLKDLENKKISAQVLDEQLSAVLGASTKYVTMSARSKTSYPFLYNDPREIYVDLHKQSDIQVVLKDGEVLYSADSLLNALGYDVKTGENGYYVTSETRSFRFPMDPGFYVFNQRRYNTVSMPIKMVADQHFIEESWLQRLFLIELKKSDNRITINTPQE
- the rsmD gene encoding 16S rRNA (guanine(966)-N(2))-methyltransferase RsmD, which gives rise to MRVVAGDRKGMPLKAIEGNTTRPTTDKVKESIFNMIGPFFNGGIALDLFAGSGGLGIETLSRGAAHALFIEKDSRAYQTLQENIKKCRYEDVSEVFRTDAIRAVKALLKRDIVIDYLFVDPPYHKKEYYDLVETLAEGGKLSEDAIIMCEHSREVALPENYGVFQLARQETYGSTIISIYRHLEEEGEIS
- the coaD gene encoding pantetheine-phosphate adenylyltransferase — protein: MDKIAVVPGSFDPITLGHVDIIRRAADVFDIVYVAVLNNSAKNPLFSIDERIALIGEVLKDIPNIRIEASSGLLIDYAREKNAKAIVRGLRAVSDFEYEMQITSMNRVLDENIETFFIMSKNKYSFLSSSIVKEVAKYGGNIGELVPKIVEQALITKFK